Proteins from a genomic interval of Neodiprion lecontei isolate iyNeoLeco1 chromosome 2, iyNeoLeco1.1, whole genome shotgun sequence:
- the LOC107223782 gene encoding uncharacterized protein LOC107223782 produces MPTFQVLMHYPKSLLFLAASAVPMIVVRYSDRPDGSGVRISKVRDRVPLHAAFFVDDRAFDGPDQEVVTDDNTENYRRRVPPRSNNFSDDNPAEGLHREPIKILPIAETTATGRITTWLYRHRNKNNLDAASIKSDEDDVEEEEDEEEKETEERKEEEKEEAEKQKVDDEKEAEEEEEKKMEEPKKDELKDVEEEKVNDDDRCHNGNGGDDDYNNDNDNDDDDDNDDNRDDDEDDGDNDDDDYDDDDDDHDDEDDDEDDDDDDDDDGHGSGGSGDNRANDDDNEEKREKKKADGDVLKFLPKENKSEIISPVQNPGLVERNRVGIIAKLPKNAARVGSLGVAQVPSINGNKCRPRRRQPWRIDEKPYGLVLVLYLLALPIFCATNGSPPGTERASLSFRQNVPLVNFRSANATHHNSSFVEDSKDHPYRGYTWEVNQINPWLSACDLAGPAPADLQGSCGPPETPRNCPDACSRRADGRASRAVDSFLAVVSQAISYDGSVKSKVGSLRSAGSVPRGEPEGRVTPEQCLFYLEESHKTEICREGFGKDSSEGSLTIRENRYRFLSGLRLRHCCEHAALNALAPGDGGPLEEILGGGNGCRNAIEKLLAVDALAARLHCEFGEVLARYDCGQPYSVIYNCSHCKEAYRRWVCSSLVPYFAHDDPPRQTNERLVVPRMETGMRIRPCRSFCQSVEQRCPYLLPGDRAPAYPTQYAGEPTFLCRDPNIPEMGEQASRALHADEECCFHVCSDGDPGLGVCPNCTKPQAEVSLRGGDVRKDPSTAPHCETSTPSMGGEYQSSTNPSWSQSSSTAAPGSEVEGNNPEASGTSHHSSFCGSGGVGSMSSSAAAPACVAFLPIVIAAFCEWAAPLGACAIKLARLWTTIVCGGSSARFLQACFTRHEETGDRTSRRHLHRTQKSRQFRSYATVSIATVERVCATVMFSCSVIKSFSLGVYYGLSNKLSTVVRFELFKIKILSRWRLLVLDDIDEDRRS; encoded by the exons ATGCCAACTTTCCAAGTGCTCATGCATTATCCCAAGTCTCTGTTGTTTCTCGCGGCAAGTGCTGTACCGATGATCGTTGTTCGTTACTCCG ATCGGCCTGACGGTAGCGGCGTTCGTATTTCTAAAGTCCGTGACCGCGTTCCTCTACACGCTGCTTTTTTTGTGGACGACCGTGCTTTTGACGGACCAGACCAAGAGGTCGTCACTGATGACAATACGGAGAATTATCGGCGTAGAGTACCGCCGCGTAGTAATAATTTTAGCGATGACAACCCCGCGGAGGGCCTGCACCGCGAGCCCATTAAGATACTACCTATCGCAGAGACGACTGCCACTGGACGCATTACCACTTGGTTGTACCGCcacaggaataaaaataatctcgACGCAGCATCGATTAAATCCGACGAGGACGACGTcgaggaggaagaggatgAAGAGGAGAAGGAAACGGAGGAAaggaaggaggaggagaaagaaGAGGCGGAAAAGCAGAAAGTGGATGATGAAAaggaggcggaggaggaggaggagaagaagatgGAGGAACCGAAGAAGGACGAATTGAAGGACGTGGAGGAGGAAAAGGTGAATGACGATGATCGTTGTCATAATGGTAATGGTGGTGATgatgattataataatgataacgataacgac gacgacgatgacaaTGATGACAATCGCGATGATGATGAGGACGACGGCGAcaatgacgacgacgactacgacgacgacgacgacgaccacgacgacgaagacgacgacgaagacgacgacgacgatgacgacgacgatggtCATGGTAGCGGTGGAAGTGGCGACAATCGTGccaatgatgatgataatgaggAAAAGCGGGAGAAAAAGAAGGCGGACGGGGATGTATTAAAATTCCTGCCGAAAGAAAACAAGTCTGAGATTATTAGCCCTGTGCAAAATCCTGGGTTGGTGGAACGTAACCGTGTCGGCATTATTGCGAAGCTCCCGAAGAACGCAGCGCGGGTCGGGAGCCTCGGCGTCGCTCAGGTTCCTTCGATAAACGGAAACAAGTGCCGGCCCCGCAGACGTCAACCGTGGCGGATCGACGAGAAGCCTTACGGCTTGGTATTAGTCCTCTACCTCCTGGCCCTGCCGATTTTCTGCGCGACGAACGGCTCTCCTCCAGGCACAGAACGCGCGTCACTCTCCTTCAGGCAAAATGTGCCACTCGTCAACTTCCGCTCAGCCAACGCCACGCATCACAACTCATCCTTCGTTGAGGATAGCAAAGATCATCCTTACCGCGGTTATACGTGGGAGGTGAATCAGATAAATCCTTGGTTGTCGGCCTGCGATCTGGCGGGACCAGCACCGGCCGACCTTCAGGGAAGCTGCGGTCCACCGGAAACGCCGCGGAATTGCCCTGACGCTTGCAGTCGTCGGGCGGACGGGCGCGCCTCCCGAGCCGTTGATTCTTTTCTCGCGGTAGTTAGCCAGGCGATCAGTTACGACGGGAGCGTCAAATCCAAGGTCGGCTCGTTACGGTCGGCTGGGAGTGTGCCGCGAGGAGAACCTGAGGGGCGAGTGACGCCGGAACAGTGCCTTTTTTACCTCGAGGAATCCCACAAGACGGAGATATGCCGAGAAGGTTTCGGTAAGGACAGCTCAGAGGGATCCTTAACAATCCGTGAGAATCGCTACCGGTTTCTGAGCGGCTTGCGTCTTCGGCACTGTTGCGAACACGCCGCGTTGAACGCCCTCGCTCCCGGGGATGGTGGTCCCCTGGAAGAGATCCTCGGGGGTGGGAATGGCTGCCGGAATGCCATTGAAAAGTTATTGGCGGTCGATGCTCTCGCCGCGAGGCTGCACTGCGAGTTTGGCGAGGTACTAGCGCGCTACGACTGTGGACAGCCCTACTCGGTAATCTACAACTGCTCCCACTGCAAG GAGGCGTATAGAAGATGGGTGTGCAGCTCTCTGGTGCCTTACTTTGCTCACGACGATCCGCCGCGCCAGACGAACGAGAGATTGGTCGTTCCCCGGATGGAAACGGGGATGCGGATACGACCCTGCCGTTCCTTCTGTCAGTCGGTGGAGCAGCGCTGCCCCTATCTACTTCCCGGTGACCGCGCTCCGGCCTATCCAACGCAGTACGCCGGCGAGCCAACCTTCCTATGCAGAG ACCCGAACATCCCGGAGATGGGTGAGCAGGCGTCGAGAGCCCTGCACGCCGACGAGGAGTGCTGCTTCCACGTCTGTTCGGACGGGGACCCGGGACTCGGCGTGTGCCCAAATTGTACGAAGCCTCAGGCGGAAGTCAGTTTACGCGGTGGCGACGTCCGAAAAGACCCGTCCACCGCGCCTCACTGCGAAACCAGCACGCCATCAATGG GTGGGGAGTATCAATCGTCGACGAACCCCTCGTGGTCCCAGTCAAGCAGTACGGCGGCGCCTGGGTCTGAGGTGGAGGGAAATAACCCTGAGGCCTCCGGGACGAGTCATCACTCCTCGTTCTGCGGTAGCGGCGGCGTCGGCTCTATGTCATCCTCAGCAGCAGCGCCTGCCTGCGTCGCCTTCCTTCCTATCGTTATTGCCGCGTTTTGCGAATGGGCCGCTCCGTTAGGGGCTTGCGCAATTAAACTGGCAAGACTTTGGACGACGATAGTATGCGGGGGCTCGTCGGCGCGGTTCCTTCAGGCTTGTTTCACTCGTCACGAAGAGACCGGAGACCGTACAAGTCGTCGTCATCTTCATCGTACACAAAAATCTCGTCAATTTCGGAGTTACGCTACTGTAAGCATCGCTACAGTTGAGAGGGTATGCGCAACGGTGATGTTCAGTTGTTCTGTAATCAAATCGTTTTCACTCGGCGTTTACTACGGTCTGTCCAACAAACTGTCGACTGTCGTACGGTTCGagttattcaaaataaaaatactgtcGAGATGGCGTCTCTTAGTCCTCGACGATATTGACGAAGATCGCCGTTCATGA
- the LOC107223789 gene encoding E3 ubiquitin-protein ligase RNF13 isoform X3, whose translation MGMVVYADPPTACNPIAEPPNIPNYYGKWIVLIARFNCTFEEKIRMAQAANYDAAIIHNIGSNEIEQMSAENPSGIGIPSVFVGEDTGAYLRSEYLYDQYFILINDDLPFNINTRLLLPFAIVVGICFLVMVIFMIVQVIKCIKDRRRQRRHRLPNSSLKKIPTHKYTKGDPYETCAICLEDYAEGEKLRVLPCAHAYHTKCIDPWLTKNRRVCPVCKRKVFATDERVTDSESDTDVDDSTPLIRDGHQGTQGGTFTPQRDNPFTRASRNLNRSGSTSSNSSLNSERQLVSADDEENGNNGESSRSKLFVVSDSHSINGEPPELERSASSTKPHTVNLDTQDVHPVIQIVPARNPRILVNPVAPNSGHPIMVPTNPLPIPTILSEEHERNDYHA comes from the exons GGAATGGTTGTGTATGCAGACCCGCCAACAGCCTGCAATCCAATTGCCGAGCCACCAAATATTCCAAATTATTATGGAAAGTGGATTGTATTGATAGCCCGTTTTAATTGTacctttgaagaaaaaatccgTATGGCACAAGCTGCTAATTATGATGCAGCGATCATACACAACATAGGTAGCAACGAAATTG AACAGATGTCAGCGGAAAATCCAAGCGGCATTGGGATTCCCTCTGTATTTGTCGGCGAGGATACCGGCGCTTATCTTCGAAGCGAATATCTGTACGATCAGTACTTCATCCTGATTAATGATGATTTACCTTTTAACATCAACACCCGCCTTTTGCTACCCTTTGCCATTGTCGTCGGAATATGTTTTCTAGTCATGGTCATATTTATG ATTGTGCAGGTAATTAAATGCATCAAGGACAGAAGACGGCAACGCAGGCACAGGCTACCTAATTCAAGCTTGAAGAAAATCCCCACCCACAAGTATACTAAGGGAGATCCGTACGAGACGTGTGCCATTTGTTTGGAAGATTATGCCGAAGGTGAAAAACTGAGGGTCTTACCATGCGCCCACG CTTATCACACGAAATGCATAGATCCGTGGCTGACGAAAAATAGACGCGTCTGTCCAGTTTGCAAGCGTAAGGTATTTGCGACGGATGAACGCGTCACCGACAGTGAAAGTGACACGGACGTCGATGATTCTACACCACTGATCCGCGACGGGCATCAAG GTACGCAAGGCGGCACCTTTACGCCACAACGGGATAATCCTTTTACAAGAGCCTCCCGAAATCTGAACAGGAGTGGGTCGACTAGTTCGAACAGCAGTTTGAACTCTGAGAGGCAGTTGGTCAGTGCTGACGACGAAGAGAACGGTAACAATGGTGAATCTTCCAGAAGTAAACTGTTTGTGGTCTCGGACAGCCATAGTATAAATG GCGAACCACCGGAGCTCGAACGATCGGCAAGCAGTACGAAGCCCCACACAGTAAATTTAGACACTCAAGATGTCCATCCCGTCATACAAATTGTGCCTGCGAGAAATCCCAGAATTTTAGTTAACCCAGTCGCACCGAATTCGGGCCATCCGATAATGGTACCGACAAATCCATTGCCCATACCGACAATTCTTTCGGAGGAGCATGAGAGGAATGATTACCATGCGtag